TAAACCTTATCTTGCTTATAAAAGGCATCTTTTGTTGCCTATTTCAACAAACGTACAGTATTCAGACCTTGTTTCTCCGAGTGAATGAGTATTCAAcatcactgaaacactgaaacgttATTTCTTCTGTACTTTTTGTCATAATTATTTGCCATAAATAATCACCAGAGGTGCTTGTAAGCATTATTTTATGAGAACAAACCCTACGCCTACTtaaaaggagaaaggaaaacatctTTAATTATCTGGACCACGCTCGGATGTGGTATGATCAAAGTGGTTTAGAGTCAAATAGCGAGGGTCGTTGTATGCATAATTTAgtgtcattttgtgctttttgcgTGTTACAGAATAGGATTCACCATTACCACTCAAAGATCGCTTCTGTTAGAAAAGGCTGTTTTACGGTGACTTCAACTCAACTCAGTCGTTTTCTAAAATCTAGTGGGGCACACGTAAAATAGTGTAACCTAACATTTTCTGAagtgaattttttaaaaaaggtcgCTCGATTTTAAACCTCCGAATTAACACGTAACATATGAAATTCAAACCGTGGAATACTGGATTATCTTCCTCGCCTCTGTGAAGTTTGcctttatatatttacagtacttaGGCTAGATGCTAAGCCGGTGTCGTTTATCTGTTAATTATGTTTAAGAAATATAAAGATAGCAAATATAATGGGGGATTAAACTCCTCAATATTGACTATGACAATGTGGCACTAATTAATATACAATGTCCTATTACAAATGAACATTACATACACTTAATACAAATACACTCAATACATGTACTGGGAACTGTCTACTTGCTTAATACAGACTGGAGACCTAAAGATTGCACACTGCTGCAGAATTAAATCTGAATAATATAGTATATTATTTACAACACTCACAAGATTTCTGAATACAAGAATACTGACGATGGCCGATGACAATTTGGGAAAGTATAGCTCATGACAGACACGCACAAATGCAAACCGGACAGATACTGCAACCATTTTTTTGCATACGGAACGATCTCCACAGAAGACCTCTTACCTTGGATGAATGTCCACGAGAAGCACTAACGTCTGCATGGTTATAACGTCTATCCGCTTACAATGGAAACGAGCCACTTTGAGCACTTTAAGGTACGTAACGCACAAAACTATCAAAGACAGGAGAAACGTGAGCGCGTGGAAAACCACCGTAAAAACAACGAACTGGGTCCGACTGCCGCTCGCTCTCGCATTGCAGAGCGTGCAAGAGGCGTAAAGTTGATGGTATCCCACCCATGAGAGACAAGCGGCCACTGTCGAGAAGCACACGGAGTGTACCCACGTGTAGCCGAGCACGAGAGCCGCATCTCTGTGGCGCATTTTGGAGTGGTAGCTCAGAGGGAAAACCACGGCAATCCACCTGTCGATGCTCAGCGCTGCCATGCTCAGCATCGAGTTTGTCGTCAAAAAGGTGTCCAGAAAGCCAACGATCTGACAGAAGCCCTGGCCGCCGGGGTGACCCTTGTTGACGAGTCCCACCAAAGTCAGAGGCATGTTGGACACAGTTAGCAACAAGTTGCAGAAGGTCAGGTTGAGGGTAAACAATGCCGGCACTTGCTTCCGGATCTCCGGGCCATAGAGAAAGCAGATCAGCACCAGCACGTTGGACAGCAACGACACTATGATGACTACTACAACCAGTAGGGAAACAATTACCTCCGCTGTGTCCATGGTGTGTCCCGCTCAAATATCCGGAGTTGCGATAATTGTATCCAGCCACGCGCAGCGGTTGCAGAATGGCATGGTGTGAGCCGCGAGACGCATCAACCCACCGTGCCCAGATAGCCCCTGTTATTTTCCAAGGACCAGATCCGCTTCTTTCCACGTCACCGCCTTCAGCTTTGTGTGCGAAGCAGCGGGGATGCCCATCAAGTTATGAGACATCAGGAGTAATCAGGAGGGCTACAACGCAAAAAGGGTATGTGTGGCTTGTGCACATAGGCAGTTCGTCGGTCCGTAAAAGTGCATTTatccagtctttttttttcttgcttctcCACGAACGTCTTATGGCACTGCCCCCGCAGTGGTTCGCCTCTTACGGTGTGCGCTCGTAAGAAGCTGTCTTGTGCTCTCACATTCTATTGCTATTACTGTACGTTTTCCAAAATCCTGTtcagaaaacagtgttttctAGGATTAAAATACTCAgctattaaaatatttgaaatatgattaaaaaatctatttgaAATACAGTTACATTTCTCCCATTCTCTCCCTGAACACCGCACACGACAAGTGTGACTGAAAGAGTGAATCCTGACATACCCAGTGCAAAGAGAGCAAATCCCTGTGCGGTGTAAATCTGCTAGAGAAACGAAGAATTCCAGATGCAATcagtttattattcatttgtttgcacGATGTTCTTTCCTCGGGACTGGGTCAAAACAGAGAGAACCCCCTCACGCATCCAAATATATTATGCACCTTTAAAAGCACATGTTTGGAAATCCCCAGCTGCCACCAATTCAGGGGATATGAGTACCAAGCTTAAAGAGGCCTTGAAACACCTTTTTGAGACAATTGGGAAAAGTGACCTGGGTTTTGAAAGAGAAATCTCTGCACTGTCTGAAGAGaatacactgtaaaatatattgtgatCCACATATTCATGGTTGGTGAATAGTCATTCAGTTGCTTCATGCCCTTGAAATTGATGTATTACACGCTATGCAATTTTGTCAAAAAACACTAATGAAGTTGGCAAATTGATGCCATTTCCTTTTACATGGGTGCCCTTCAAAATATTTATCCCATAATATTTATAGCTGTCAATCAGCTAGCTAGaccaatttgttttaattgccATTGATAAGGCTGCTTTCCGCatgtgaagaaaaaacaaggaccattattttcagaacaataacacaaaatatgCGCAACAGGGATAATTACATTGGGATGCTAGTATATGactagaagaagaagaagaagagaatcAGAACATTTCAGCCCCACCTAAAAGCTGTCACTGGTTTTGTCGCAATGCCAATTGGAAatacaccccccctcccccattatGATTACCAGGGACTGGCGATTTGTCAAAAGttcttaatttatttacaatataaaCATGCAATGTACAAGAACAAGACAATTGACACACCATCAGGCTGACTTGGGGGAATTACTCAGCAGTTACTTAACAGCAttacttagcagacaccctaAGGCAGGATTGCTTTGCACACAACGGCCACTGTTACCTCTGATAGTTTACTACAGCAATTCAGGGTCAGCACCTTGCTCTCAGCAGTGCCCTACTGAGGATTCACATCTGAGGCCTTCAGGTGATTAACCCtactggggtggcagtgtagcatagcagtaaggagcagggcttgtaacctaaaggttgctggttcgcttccccactgggccactgctgctgcacccttgggaaaggtacttaacccagaattgcctcataTCCAGccctataaatggataacatgaaaaattgtaacctatgtaagtctctctggataagagcatctattaaatgccaatgatgtaatgtaaataataactCCCCAGTAGAGAGCTTTCAAAAACTGGTGTTTTAAGTCTCACTAGGTCATGAGAGTTGCATAACTCTGACTAATGGTTGTGTTCATTGACTGACACTACAACATCAGTGCGTGCTCCTAGAAAAAGCAACCCATTCCTTTTGCTGGCTGAAAATGCCGCACATAATTAAAGAAAGATAAGCATGGCGTAATCTTAATTCTGTGAGAGCCATGTGATGCAGTGATTAAAGATCAGTGCTATCAACCAAATCAAAGCCTTGgcgtctgctgctgctgttagtGAGGTATGTTAACTGAACTGTTCCAGTAAATGTCCTTGTGGATGAAACGTAATCTGTTCAGGATAGGGCTGTCTATAAAGCAAACAGTCAAATAAAGATGCTTTCTAATGCTTTGAACTGTCATTCTCTCGATAGCACAGTTTTCGTTGTTGATGCGCATCTTGTCGCTGCCTTGTTTGTCGGCTTCACGGAGTCGCTAAAAACGTTAGGTTTTGAGGCACTCAGATAAAGCTTCCACAGCGTCTGGCTCTATGAAAATCCGTGGGAGGACGGCTCGATCACGCGGCGTGTCCTAAAGCCATGGGAACCGATCCAAGAGCTCTGCACGTGAGCCGCCAGCGTGAGGAATCctccgtgcgtgtgtgtgtgtgtgtgtgtgtgtgtgtgtgtgtgtgtgtgtgtgtgtgtgtgtgtgtgtgtgtgtgtgtgtgtgtgtgtgtgtgtgtgtgtgtgtgtgtgtgtgtgtgtgtgtgtgtgtgggcagaaaaaagaaacgTTGCTGGCAAAGAGCGAGGAGTGCTGTGAGCGTTGTTTACATTCCTTCACTGTCTCAGGTTCTGAAGTGGAGATAGCGCTGCACGTTTATTGCCGGAACCCACGGCGTAAAATACTCTGAAAGCCGCTATTCCAGGACATTCCTTTTGACCGGTTAATTGGACGTAACGGAATACTCGGCTGACAAAAGAACTTCATTTACCTTCCGTTAGCTCACACGGCTACTACACCTGTGCATCTTAAGTCCAAACgaacatttttagaaataaataagaCTACAGAGAGAATAATACAAAACTCATCAATaccattgtttg
This genomic stretch from Megalops cyprinoides isolate fMegCyp1 chromosome 1, fMegCyp1.pri, whole genome shotgun sequence harbors:
- the LOC118791383 gene encoding G-protein coupled receptor 26-like, which encodes MDTAEVIVSLLVVVVIIVSLLSNVLVLICFLYGPEIRKQVPALFTLNLTFCNLLLTVSNMPLTLVGLVNKGHPGGQGFCQIVGFLDTFLTTNSMLSMAALSIDRWIAVVFPLSYHSKMRHRDAALVLGYTWVHSVCFSTVAACLSWVGYHQLYASCTLCNARASGSRTQFVVFTVVFHALTFLLSLIVLCVTYLKVLKVARFHCKRIDVITMQTLVLLVDIHPSVRQRCLEEQKRRRQRATKKISTFIGSFVLCFAPYVITRIVELFPVVPINPHWGVASKCLAYSKAACDPFVYCLLRHQYRKTCSDIINRILKRSSLNASGRRRRENGRNHIVQTAEGTLPRGTATEEPPLRST